A genomic stretch from Spirochaetota bacterium includes:
- a CDS encoding proline--tRNA ligase: MRMSRYLIPTLKEDPADAVITSHKLMIRAGLIRKESAGMYIYLPLGLRVLQKIINIIREEMNKAGALEFLMPELTNADLWKESGRWHTMGPEMIRIKDRNGLEYALAPTHEEAFTNAIRMIVTSYRDLPINAYQINTKFRDEIRPRFGVMRSKEFIMKDAYSFDIDEAGLERSYQTMRQTYRNIFKRCGLETIPVEADTGSMGGSDSEEFMVASEVGEEVLLLCDACGYKSNQERAAYQYELSPQNENPETLSIVDTPNVRTIDELVQFFGCSAHKFLKSLIYVADGNPVMAVVPGDRDINEVKLKNALGAVEVALAPDTVVEEVTGAPVGFAGPILREGKTLRIICDTQVKHIVNGITGANEKDKHYKGVNPGRDFIIKEEADITLVVACDRCPHCGYPLKEKKGIEVGHIFKLGYKYTKSMNVTVLDQNGKAITPIMGCYGIGVNRTMAAVIEQHHDEHGIIWPMSVAPFHVHCVSLAKNETEEAMADEVYSMLLKAKIDVLYDDRKASPGFKFGDADLIGIPIRITLGKAFFGDSSSIEVKLRNQDEKIIIAKDSIVTYCQNLIADGLRALES; this comes from the coding sequence CGCTGATGCGGTCATCACCAGCCATAAGCTTATGATACGTGCAGGACTTATCCGCAAAGAATCAGCTGGTATGTATATTTATTTGCCATTGGGTTTGCGAGTGTTGCAAAAGATAATTAATATTATTCGCGAAGAGATGAACAAAGCCGGGGCGCTTGAGTTTTTAATGCCCGAGCTTACCAATGCTGATTTGTGGAAGGAATCGGGACGCTGGCACACTATGGGCCCTGAGATGATACGCATTAAAGACCGCAATGGATTAGAATATGCACTGGCACCAACGCATGAAGAAGCATTCACCAATGCCATACGCATGATAGTAACCTCATACAGGGATTTGCCAATAAATGCATACCAGATAAATACAAAATTCCGTGATGAAATTCGTCCACGCTTTGGAGTTATGCGCAGTAAAGAGTTCATCATGAAGGATGCATATTCGTTTGACATTGATGAAGCGGGACTGGAGCGTTCATACCAGACAATGCGCCAAACATATCGCAATATCTTTAAACGGTGTGGTTTGGAGACAATTCCGGTAGAGGCTGATACTGGATCAATGGGGGGCAGTGATTCTGAAGAATTTATGGTTGCATCAGAGGTTGGTGAAGAGGTATTGCTGCTATGCGATGCATGCGGCTATAAGTCCAATCAGGAGCGAGCCGCCTATCAATATGAACTATCGCCCCAGAACGAAAATCCGGAAACACTGAGCATTGTGGATACTCCCAATGTGCGCACCATTGATGAGCTTGTGCAATTTTTTGGATGCAGTGCTCATAAATTTTTAAAGAGCCTGATTTACGTTGCTGATGGAAATCCTGTTATGGCAGTGGTGCCTGGTGATCGTGATATAAATGAAGTAAAATTAAAAAATGCACTGGGTGCAGTTGAAGTGGCTTTGGCACCTGACACAGTGGTGGAAGAGGTGACAGGGGCACCAGTTGGTTTTGCAGGGCCTATCCTTCGTGAAGGAAAAACGTTACGTATTATATGTGATACACAGGTAAAACATATTGTTAACGGCATTACAGGAGCCAATGAAAAAGACAAACACTACAAAGGGGTAAACCCCGGCAGAGATTTTATTATCAAAGAGGAAGCTGATATTACGCTTGTTGTAGCATGTGATAGATGTCCTCATTGTGGTTATCCACTCAAAGAAAAGAAAGGTATTGAGGTGGGGCATATTTTCAAGTTGGGCTATAAATATACAAAGTCAATGAATGTTACCGTGCTTGACCAAAATGGGAAGGCAATCACACCAATAATGGGCTGTTACGGGATTGGTGTAAACCGTACCATGGCCGCAGTTATTGAACAACATCACGATGAGCATGGTATAATTTGGCCAATGAGTGTTGCGCCGTTTCATGTGCATTGTGTGAGTTTAGCAAAGAATGAAACTGAAGAGGCTATGGCTGATGAGGTGTATTCGATGTTACTCAAAGCTAAAATAGATGTGCTGTATGACGACCGCAAAGCCAGCCCGGGATTTAAATTTGGTGATGCTGATTTGATTGGTATTCCCATCCGCATAACGTTAGGTAAGGCATTTTTTGGCGATAGTTCCTCTATAGAAGTCAAACTGCGAAATCAGGATGAAAAGATAATCATTGCCAAAGATTCTATCGTTACCTATTGCCAGAATCTGATTGCCGATGGATTGCGGGCATTAGAATCGTAG